The following are encoded together in the Pleurocapsa sp. FMAR1 genome:
- a CDS encoding type 1 glutamine amidotransferase produces the protein MKIAIGWLYPTLMSTYGDRGNVICLQRRCQWRGIEVEIVSLTRETEAQKFSQVDLIVGGGAQDRQQEIVMRDLRGEKAQVLKEKLDRGTPGVFTCGSPQLLGHYYEPALGKRIEGLGLLDMVSQHPGIDAQRCIGNLVFEITANPIASELEQMLGEKAIAIGFENHGGRTYLSDVQPLGRVIKGYGNNGEDKTAGAFYQNAIATYAHGPLLPKNPFIADWLIKKALQKKYEQEFILTPLDDSLAVAARKAMLQRLELSNLMATV, from the coding sequence ATGAAAATTGCAATTGGCTGGCTTTATCCGACACTAATGAGTACTTATGGCGATCGCGGTAACGTAATTTGTCTGCAAAGGCGTTGTCAGTGGCGAGGAATCGAGGTAGAGATTGTTTCCCTTACCAGAGAAACAGAGGCGCAAAAATTCAGCCAAGTAGATTTAATTGTGGGTGGAGGCGCGCAGGATCGTCAACAAGAAATTGTCATGCGTGACCTGCGGGGAGAAAAAGCCCAAGTTCTCAAGGAAAAGCTCGATCGCGGAACACCAGGAGTGTTTACCTGTGGCTCACCCCAGCTTTTAGGACACTATTACGAGCCAGCATTGGGTAAAAGAATTGAGGGTTTAGGGCTACTGGATATGGTAAGTCAACACCCAGGTATTGATGCCCAACGCTGTATAGGCAACTTAGTATTTGAAATTACCGCCAATCCTATCGCCTCTGAATTAGAGCAGATGCTGGGAGAAAAAGCGATCGCAATTGGCTTTGAAAATCACGGCGGTAGAACCTATCTTAGCGATGTGCAGCCTTTGGGTAGAGTAATTAAAGGTTATGGCAATAACGGAGAAGATAAAACCGCAGGGGCATTTTATCAAAATGCGATCGCAACTTATGCTCATGGACCTTTATTACCCAAAAATCCTTTTATTGCAGATTGGCTAATTAAAAAAGCCTTGCAAAAAAAATATGAGCAAGAATTTATTTTAACTCCTTTAGACGATTCTTTAGCTGTTGCAGCACGCAAAGCCATGTTGCAACGTCTTGAATTATCAAACCTGATGGCTACAGTTTAG
- the clpS gene encoding ATP-dependent Clp protease adapter ClpS, translating into MTFTPTVTKEKAGQTITQHYPNYKIIVLNDDFNTFPHVIECLMKYIPGMSGDRAQELTEQIHFEGQALVWVGPQEQAELYHQQLKRAGLTMAPLEKA; encoded by the coding sequence ATGACTTTCACTCCCACCGTAACTAAAGAGAAAGCTGGTCAAACCATCACACAGCATTATCCCAACTACAAAATCATTGTGCTAAATGACGACTTTAATACTTTTCCCCACGTCATAGAATGCCTGATGAAATACATTCCAGGCATGAGTGGCGATCGCGCCCAAGAGTTAACTGAACAGATTCATTTTGAAGGACAGGCTCTAGTTTGGGTTGGTCCCCAAGAGCAAGCAGAACTGTATCACCAACAGTTAAAGCGCGCTGGATTAACTATGGCACCATTAGAAAAAGCTTAA
- a CDS encoding DUF2103 domain-containing protein: MSSDGRLVWNHSTHLAGLIPILEKLVKCEGITTITPGRIKKTRSHIPKMKLKISVPIRGGYKIIARQGKTVQEVFVLSTLEQSELEQAIANLL; the protein is encoded by the coding sequence ATGTCTTCTGATGGTCGGTTAGTCTGGAATCACTCAACTCATCTGGCTGGTTTGATTCCTATATTGGAAAAACTAGTTAAGTGTGAAGGAATCACCACCATTACTCCAGGCAGAATCAAAAAGACTAGAAGCCATATCCCCAAAATGAAGCTGAAGATATCTGTTCCCATTCGCGGTGGCTATAAAATTATTGCCCGCCAAGGAAAAACAGTACAGGAAGTGTTTGTCCTTAGTACCTTAGAGCAGTCAGAGTTGGAACAGGCGATCGCCAATTTATTATAA
- a CDS encoding TRC40/GET3/ArsA family transport-energizing ATPase: MRVILMTGKGGVGKTSVAAATGLRCAELGYRTLVLSTDPAHSLADSFDLELGHDPIQVRPNLWGAELDALRELEGNWGAVKRYITQVLQARGLDGVQAEELAILPGMDEIFGLVRMKRHYDDGDYDILIIDSAPTGTALRLLSLPEVGGWYMRRFYKPLQGMSAALRPLVEPFFKPIAGFSLPDNEVMNAPYEFYEQIEALEKVLTDNTKTSVRLVMNPEKMVIKESLRAHAYLSLYNVATDLVIANRVIPDEVSDPFFQRWKENQKVYKQEIYDNFHPLPVKEAPLFPTEMCGMEALEKLKEILYKDEDPTQVYYKENTIKIIQEEGNYSLHLYLPGIPKEKIQLNKTGDELNVRIGNHRRNLVLPQALAALEPSGAKMDDDYLKISFKNIAKV; encoded by the coding sequence ATGCGGGTAATTTTAATGACTGGCAAAGGCGGAGTAGGTAAAACCTCCGTTGCTGCTGCCACTGGTTTGCGTTGTGCGGAGTTAGGCTATAGAACCTTAGTACTGAGTACCGATCCTGCACACTCTTTGGCGGACAGCTTCGATCTTGAATTAGGACACGACCCAATACAAGTCCGTCCTAATCTTTGGGGGGCAGAACTTGATGCCTTGAGAGAATTAGAAGGCAACTGGGGTGCGGTGAAGCGTTACATTACTCAGGTTTTGCAAGCCAGAGGTTTAGACGGCGTGCAGGCTGAAGAATTAGCAATTCTGCCAGGGATGGATGAAATCTTTGGTTTAGTCAGAATGAAGCGTCACTATGATGATGGTGACTACGATATTTTAATTATTGATTCAGCACCCACAGGAACGGCTTTAAGACTGTTAAGCCTCCCTGAAGTTGGAGGCTGGTATATGAGGCGTTTTTACAAGCCTTTACAGGGAATGTCCGCAGCTTTGCGTCCCTTAGTTGAACCATTTTTTAAACCGATTGCAGGTTTTTCCTTGCCTGATAATGAAGTCATGAATGCTCCCTATGAATTTTATGAGCAGATAGAAGCTTTAGAAAAGGTTTTGACCGATAATACTAAAACTTCGGTGCGTTTAGTAATGAACCCCGAAAAAATGGTGATTAAAGAGTCCTTGCGCGCCCATGCTTATCTAAGTTTATACAATGTGGCTACAGACTTAGTAATAGCAAATCGGGTAATTCCTGATGAGGTGAGCGATCCTTTTTTCCAACGCTGGAAAGAAAACCAGAAAGTTTATAAACAAGAGATTTATGATAACTTTCATCCTTTGCCAGTCAAAGAAGCTCCTTTGTTTCCTACCGAAATGTGTGGCATGGAAGCATTAGAAAAGCTTAAAGAAATCTTGTATAAGGACGAAGATCCTACTCAGGTTTATTACAAGGAAAACACGATTAAAATAATTCAAGAAGAAGGTAACTATAGTCTTCATCTATATCTGCCAGGAATTCCCAAAGAAAAAATCCAGTTAAATAAAACTGGCGATGAGTTAAACGTCAGAATTGGTAATCATCGTCGTAACTTGGTTTTACCTCAAGCTTTGGCAGCACTTGAGCCATCAGGAGCAAAAATGGATGATGATTATTTGAAAATTAGCTTCAAGAACATAGCGAAGGTTTAG
- a CDS encoding DUF2358 domain-containing protein, translating into MNNQQTTTNHQQQRDLVAILKEDYQHFPENQTFDIYADNVYFKDPLNEFRGVKKYQAMIGFLNSFFINVEMEVHDMSKQDNSIKTEWTLNMTPPLPWKPRLSIPGWSELGINGDNLISSHVDYWHISPWNVLRQNFFSGKKASQ; encoded by the coding sequence ATGAACAATCAACAAACAACTACTAACCATCAACAACAAAGGGATTTAGTCGCAATTCTCAAAGAAGATTATCAACATTTTCCAGAGAATCAAACTTTTGATATTTATGCAGACAATGTTTATTTTAAAGATCCTTTAAATGAATTTCGGGGAGTTAAAAAGTACCAGGCAATGATCGGCTTTTTAAACAGCTTTTTCATCAATGTCGAGATGGAAGTACATGACATGAGTAAACAGGATAACTCGATCAAGACAGAGTGGACATTAAATATGACTCCACCCCTGCCTTGGAAACCGCGCTTATCAATTCCTGGCTGGAGTGAATTAGGAATTAACGGCGATAATCTAATTTCATCTCATGTTGACTATTGGCATATTTCACCCTGGAATGTTTTGCGCCAAAATTTCTTTTCGGGTAAAAAAGCGTCACAATAA
- a CDS encoding CesT family type III secretion system chaperone gives MKAAEISTVLEQLFDQNDIKHDVNEAWQIKNSQIHLLVILSEDSSWLRLLTPIATASEAQSLLPQLLEDNFDLTQEVRYAINQNVLWGVYQHRLESLTAEDLKSAIASLQNLIAKGLSGSFNQLIEKQIIQIVKAAKAQGQTLEATYQTIDRFYQEGVMGGIDQDPNQREQFLAAWKSQLERLWSEVEV, from the coding sequence ATGAAAGCAGCAGAAATATCAACTGTTCTAGAACAGTTATTTGACCAAAACGATATCAAGCATGACGTAAACGAAGCTTGGCAAATTAAAAATTCCCAGATTCATTTGCTGGTAATTCTCTCAGAAGATAGTTCCTGGTTGAGACTATTAACCCCTATTGCAACAGCCTCAGAAGCCCAGTCATTGTTACCTCAGCTATTGGAAGATAATTTTGATCTTACTCAAGAAGTTCGCTATGCAATTAATCAAAATGTTTTATGGGGTGTATATCAGCATCGCCTAGAAAGTTTAACAGCAGAAGATTTGAAAAGCGCGATCGCATCTCTACAAAATCTTATAGCCAAAGGACTTTCAGGCTCTTTTAATCAGTTGATTGAAAAACAAATCATTCAAATTGTTAAAGCTGCCAAAGCCCAAGGACAAACTTTAGAAGCTACCTATCAGACTATAGATAGATTCTACCAAGAAGGGGTTATGGGGGGAATCGATCAAGACCCAAACCAAAGAGAGCAATTTTTAGCAGCCTGGAAGTCTCAGCTAGAGCGTCTGTGGTCTGAGGTAGAGGTTTAA
- a CDS encoding nucleoside deaminase, producing the protein MNYALELAHKAGEAGEVPVGAVIIDSQGNLLSEAANQKEKNQDPTAHAEIEAIRNASRVKQNWCLQDCTLYVTLEPCPMCAGAILNSRLSLLVYGADEPKSGAIRTVVNLPDSECSHHRLQVLAGIKEAACRQQLQSWFSRQRNKSK; encoded by the coding sequence ATGAACTATGCTCTTGAATTGGCACATAAGGCAGGGGAAGCAGGAGAAGTGCCTGTCGGGGCTGTAATTATCGATTCTCAGGGAAATTTGCTGTCTGAGGCTGCTAATCAAAAGGAAAAAAATCAAGACCCTACCGCCCATGCCGAAATTGAAGCAATTCGTAATGCAAGCCGAGTAAAGCAAAACTGGTGTCTGCAAGACTGCACTCTTTATGTCACCTTAGAGCCTTGTCCTATGTGTGCTGGAGCAATCCTTAATTCACGCCTCAGTTTGCTTGTTTATGGTGCAGATGAGCCAAAGTCAGGCGCAATTCGTACCGTAGTAAATTTGCCTGATAGTGAATGTTCTCATCACCGACTACAGGTGTTAGCGGGAATTAAAGAGGCTGCTTGTCGTCAACAATTGCAGTCCTGGTTTAGTCGTCAAAGAAACAAAAGTAAGTAA
- the feoB gene encoding ferrous iron transport protein B produces MTCHNNKTTISRRDRKSPDSRDRLKRVVLVGMPNTGKSTFFNRLTGAAAAVGNWPGMTVDFLQAQIKIDGKLTELVDLPGIYDFDGFSEDEKVARSFLDKFPFDLVVVVLNASQIDRQISLPLQIKALGLPAVVVLNMADEAEKYGVVIDTDELSERLEMPCVLVSAKYGKGYANAYRKISYALKGQSQEVKNIQPCLGNCADITPKKIESVLAGAVTMPQNVGNNLTTRLDRILLHPILGLPLFFLGMYLVFSLIWNLGLPAQGLVGDITDWLQTSLVEPILQPFPEVVQSFFIDGIWNGLATVIGFVPLIILFFILMAVLEDSGYLSRSAYLMDALMVRIGLDGRSFVMQMMGFGCNVPALMGTRVMRSQSLRFLTMLIIPFALCSARLQVFVFIIAAVFPNGNGAIVLFSLYLLSFVAAIATAAVFQGVFKNDEPFVLELPPYRFPTWKQVIVRGWGEVKHFLTRASGFITFGCIAVWTVTNLPPGATGINTIGGQVGEFLTPIMAPVGIDPYLTLTLIFGFVAKEIVVGSLAVIYGLNATAVGGHITETVSFAQGYSFCIFCLLYTPCLTTVATLLNESKSWKFTLFSLAFSLGLAWVSSFCFYQTALLLGFQ; encoded by the coding sequence ATGACTTGCCATAATAACAAGACAACAATTTCAAGACGCGATCGCAAATCACCTGACTCGCGAGATCGCCTTAAACGAGTTGTATTAGTGGGAATGCCCAACACGGGAAAATCAACTTTTTTTAATCGCCTTACGGGTGCTGCTGCTGCGGTTGGTAATTGGCCAGGGATGACGGTAGATTTTCTTCAGGCTCAAATTAAAATTGACGGCAAACTTACAGAATTAGTCGATTTACCAGGTATTTATGACTTTGACGGCTTTTCTGAAGATGAGAAAGTTGCGCGAAGTTTCCTAGACAAATTTCCTTTTGATTTAGTGGTAGTGGTGCTTAATGCCTCTCAGATAGATAGACAAATTTCTCTACCTCTGCAAATAAAAGCTTTAGGTCTACCCGCAGTTGTTGTTCTTAATATGGCGGACGAAGCAGAGAAATACGGGGTGGTAATTGATACTGATGAGTTATCAGAACGCTTGGAGATGCCCTGTGTCCTCGTAAGTGCCAAGTACGGGAAAGGATATGCTAACGCCTACCGAAAAATCTCTTATGCTCTTAAAGGACAATCCCAGGAAGTCAAAAATATTCAACCCTGTTTAGGCAACTGTGCCGATATTACTCCTAAGAAAATTGAATCGGTTTTAGCAGGGGCAGTAACCATGCCTCAGAATGTGGGGAACAATTTAACTACGAGGCTCGATCGCATTCTATTACATCCAATTTTGGGATTGCCTCTATTTTTTCTGGGGATGTATTTAGTTTTCTCACTCATTTGGAACTTAGGCTTACCTGCTCAAGGTTTGGTAGGGGATATAACCGACTGGTTGCAAACTAGCCTTGTTGAGCCAATTCTCCAGCCTTTTCCTGAAGTTGTGCAAAGTTTTTTTATTGATGGCATCTGGAATGGGTTGGCTACGGTAATTGGTTTTGTGCCTTTAATCATTCTATTTTTTATTTTGATGGCGGTTTTAGAAGATAGTGGCTATCTTTCTCGTTCAGCTTATTTAATGGATGCGTTAATGGTGAGGATTGGTTTAGATGGTCGCAGTTTTGTGATGCAAATGATGGGATTTGGCTGTAATGTTCCAGCCTTGATGGGAACTAGGGTAATGCGTTCTCAATCATTAAGATTCCTGACCATGCTAATTATTCCTTTTGCTCTATGTTCGGCTCGGCTTCAGGTCTTTGTCTTTATTATTGCTGCGGTCTTTCCTAATGGGAATGGGGCAATTGTCTTATTTTCTCTCTATCTACTCAGTTTCGTGGCAGCGATCGCAACGGCTGCTGTGTTTCAAGGAGTGTTTAAAAATGATGAACCGTTTGTTTTAGAACTACCTCCCTATCGCTTCCCCACTTGGAAACAGGTAATTGTTAGAGGTTGGGGCGAAGTCAAGCATTTTTTAACTAGAGCATCAGGGTTTATTACCTTTGGCTGCATTGCGGTGTGGACTGTTACTAATTTACCCCCAGGAGCAACAGGAATAAATACTATTGGCGGTCAGGTGGGTGAATTTCTTACACCGATTATGGCTCCTGTGGGTATCGATCCTTACCTAACTTTGACTCTAATTTTTGGTTTTGTAGCTAAAGAAATTGTAGTGGGTTCGTTAGCGGTAATCTATGGCTTAAATGCGACCGCCGTGGGTGGTCATATTACCGAAACAGTAAGCTTTGCCCAAGGATATAGTTTTTGTATCTTCTGCTTACTTTACACTCCCTGTTTAACTACTGTTGCCACGCTTTTGAACGAATCAAAGTCGTGGAAATTTACCTTGTTTTCTTTGGCTTTTTCTTTAGGATTAGCTTGGGTATCAAGCTTTTGTTTTTATCAAACAGCTTTACTGTTAGGATTTCAATAA
- a CDS encoding FeoA family protein, which yields MTLSELKSGEIAVVESIQLKRHSQGLGKRLAAIGIIPNKQIKVIRKAGFGGPLHIRVGSTTEIAIRHQEAEMVRVRYPNSH from the coding sequence ATGACACTATCAGAATTAAAATCGGGCGAAATAGCTGTAGTCGAGAGCATACAGTTAAAACGCCACAGTCAGGGGTTAGGTAAAAGGCTGGCAGCAATAGGAATTATTCCCAATAAGCAAATTAAGGTTATACGTAAAGCTGGCTTTGGAGGGCCGTTGCACATTCGCGTCGGTTCTACGACTGAAATTGCGATTCGCCACCAAGAAGCCGAGATGGTTCGAGTTCGTTATCCAAATTCTCATTGA
- a CDS encoding type II toxin-antitoxin system HigB family toxin: protein MHVISYSRLKQFWSNHSTAEVSLRYWYKLTIKQQWHCFNDICQTFPSADRVKNFVVFNIGGNNFRLIAYVDYKQSKVFIRFVLTHAEYDREDWKKDEWYQ from the coding sequence ATGCACGTCATCTCATATTCTCGACTTAAACAATTCTGGAGCAATCATTCTACTGCTGAGGTTAGTCTAAGATATTGGTATAAACTCACTATAAAACAACAGTGGCATTGTTTTAACGATATTTGTCAAACTTTTCCTTCGGCAGATAGAGTAAAAAACTTCGTTGTGTTTAACATTGGAGGCAACAATTTTCGCTTAATTGCTTATGTTGATTACAAACAGAGTAAAGTTTTTATTCGGTTTGTTTTAACCCATGCTGAATATGATAGAGAGGATTGGAAAAAAGATGAATGGTATCAATAA
- a CDS encoding helix-turn-helix domain-containing protein produces MIDKYIQLLQQFPPRTITNDEQLEATQVVIDKLLDRPQLSPEELDYLNLLGTLVYEYEQKGEPIADIYGVELLKVLIAERQLRQKDLVPVFKTESIISDILNGKRQLTVRHIQGLAQFFNLSPAVFLPEEQNIKVIA; encoded by the coding sequence ATGATCGATAAATATATTCAATTGCTACAACAGTTCCCGCCTCGTACTATAACTAATGACGAACAGTTAGAAGCAACACAAGTGGTTATAGATAAGTTGCTTGACCGCCCCCAATTAAGTCCTGAAGAATTAGATTACCTTAATCTTTTGGGTACATTGGTTTATGAGTACGAACAAAAAGGCGAACCAATTGCCGATATTTACGGTGTAGAACTATTAAAAGTTTTGATAGCTGAAAGACAGTTGCGTCAAAAAGACCTCGTTCCTGTCTTTAAAACAGAGTCTATTATCTCTGATATCTTGAATGGGAAACGACAATTAACTGTGCGTCATATTCAAGGATTAGCTCAATTTTTTAACCTGTCGCCAGCGGTATTTCTACCAGAAGAACAAAACATCAAAGTTATTGCTTAA
- a CDS encoding methyltransferase domain-containing protein — MNLLYITGLLLLLLAVSIAVYLLTARSYQSADSVANSYDEWTEDGILEFYWGEHIHLGHYGSPAKSKDFIAAKHDFVHEMVQWGGLDKLSTGTTLLDVGCGIGGSSRILAKDYCFKVTGVTISPQQVKRAQELTPPGIDAKFQVDDAMALSFPDASFDVVWSVEAGPHMPDKAVFAQELLRVLKPGGILVVADWNQRDDRQIPLNFWEKPVMQQLLDQWSHPAFSSIEGFSELLAETGLVKGEVVTDDWTQATLPSWIDSIWQGIVKPKGLILFGLSGFIKSLREVPTLLLMRLAFGNGLCRFGMFRATRANSSQPKEVESEAALKSGN; from the coding sequence ATGAATCTACTTTACATCACGGGGTTACTGCTGTTATTGCTAGCAGTTAGTATTGCTGTTTATCTATTAACCGCCCGTAGTTATCAATCTGCTGATTCTGTTGCCAATTCTTACGATGAATGGACTGAAGACGGAATTTTGGAGTTTTATTGGGGAGAGCATATTCATTTAGGACATTATGGTTCACCAGCAAAATCAAAAGACTTTATAGCTGCCAAACATGACTTTGTGCATGAAATGGTGCAGTGGGGTGGTTTAGATAAATTATCTACGGGGACTACTTTATTAGACGTTGGTTGTGGCATTGGGGGCAGCAGTCGTATCTTGGCAAAAGACTATTGTTTTAAGGTTACAGGTGTCACTATTAGCCCACAACAGGTTAAACGCGCCCAAGAATTAACCCCGCCAGGAATTGACGCTAAGTTTCAGGTAGATGATGCCATGGCTCTTTCTTTCCCTGATGCCAGTTTTGATGTGGTTTGGTCAGTTGAAGCGGGACCACATATGCCTGATAAAGCAGTTTTTGCCCAGGAGTTATTACGAGTACTAAAGCCTGGAGGTATTTTGGTTGTAGCAGACTGGAATCAGCGTGACGATCGCCAAATCCCCCTCAACTTCTGGGAAAAACCTGTCATGCAGCAGCTATTAGATCAATGGTCACATCCTGCATTTTCTAGTATTGAAGGCTTTTCAGAGCTTTTGGCTGAGACAGGGTTGGTGAAAGGAGAAGTTGTTACCGACGACTGGACACAAGCAACTCTTCCCTCTTGGATTGATTCTATCTGGCAAGGAATAGTAAAACCCAAAGGACTAATATTGTTTGGTTTGTCTGGCTTTATTAAATCGTTGAGAGAAGTGCCTACCTTGTTACTTATGCGTTTAGCTTTTGGTAATGGTCTTTGTCGCTTTGGAATGTTTCGGGCTACGCGAGCTAATTCTTCTCAGCCTAAAGAAGTTGAAAGTGAGGCTGCATTAAAAAGTGGGAATTAG
- a CDS encoding type II toxin-antitoxin system HicB family antitoxin, with the protein MSLDNYNFDDFIINLYVDEQGDWLAHFQEIPTISAFGDTPQESLEELKNAWELVKEDYQEKHQEIPIANNKLKVTN; encoded by the coding sequence ATGTCTTTAGATAATTACAATTTTGATGATTTTATTATCAATTTGTATGTTGATGAGCAAGGAGACTGGTTGGCACATTTTCAAGAGATTCCAACTATTTCTGCATTCGGGGATACGCCTCAAGAATCATTAGAAGAATTGAAAAACGCTTGGGAATTAGTCAAGGAAGACTATCAAGAAAAACATCAAGAAATTCCAATAGCTAATAATAAATTAAAAGTTACTAATTAA
- a CDS encoding DUF5818 domain-containing protein translates to MKVIGTIEKKGFGFGVWALVTDDGTTYQLKDPVAELQKEGIKVEIQGKIREDIMTTAMIGPVLEVESYKLL, encoded by the coding sequence ATGAAAGTAATAGGAACAATCGAGAAAAAGGGCTTTGGCTTTGGTGTTTGGGCGTTAGTGACCGATGATGGCACAACCTATCAACTCAAAGACCCCGTAGCAGAATTACAAAAAGAAGGAATAAAAGTAGAAATACAAGGGAAAATCCGCGAAGATATTATGACTACTGCTATGATCGGTCCTGTCTTAGAGGTTGAATCTTATAAGCTGCTTTGA
- a CDS encoding S8 family peptidase: MKRLMLLCLFVFAIGFALFNFKGLAQSGEFDSIILDFKEDVPIAKVSDEIQGLSQKYNQQVNLNSVFSISDRIYIVKGDKKTLKELKRSPISRDTEYIEANYQYKAFEAPNDPDYSKQWNFRNINIEKAWDETKGEGVTVAVIDTGVSKVPDLKLTKFVKGYDFVNDKENADDDNGHGTHVAGTIAQSTNNGYGVAGIAYQSSIMPLKVLSGSGGGTIADIAESIKFAADNSADVINMSLGGGGASIMLEEAIKYAHSKGVVIVAAAGNEGRNAAAYPARYPDVISVSAIDAAGDKASYSNFGAGVDISAPGGSETGKIIQNTVDPSSGESVFVGFQGTSMAAPHVAGVAALIRATGVEEPTEVLNIIKQSSRKIQEDHLNHFGAGNLDAGAAVQLALKGKISFNDFFRWLRKSGYLNIGFWIDGGAVALLPKIGMVLGSYLLAWFLRNYLPASLALNSGLIFGSSGLFFLQGLYIFDLPQWPMRLFGSSLPELGNVVLGNSNLNPLFASVLIPFVLTIFLLGNSSWRWFAIGSSIGVAACLGVSAVVDPGIWLLGSGAIARTYLIVNALLCLGLAYLASKKETRTARI; encoded by the coding sequence ATGAAAAGATTAATGCTGCTGTGCCTATTTGTTTTTGCAATTGGATTTGCCCTATTCAATTTCAAAGGACTGGCACAATCAGGAGAATTTGACTCCATTATTTTAGATTTTAAAGAAGATGTGCCGATCGCCAAAGTCAGTGATGAAATTCAAGGACTTTCTCAGAAATATAATCAACAGGTTAATTTAAATAGCGTTTTTTCGATTAGCGATCGCATTTATATAGTCAAGGGTGACAAAAAAACTCTTAAAGAATTAAAGCGATCGCCCATTAGCCGAGATACTGAATATATTGAAGCTAATTATCAATATAAAGCTTTTGAAGCCCCTAACGATCCTGATTATAGTAAACAGTGGAATTTCCGCAACATTAATATTGAAAAAGCTTGGGATGAAACCAAAGGAGAAGGTGTTACCGTCGCTGTCATTGATACAGGAGTGAGTAAAGTACCTGATTTAAAACTGACTAAGTTTGTCAAAGGCTACGATTTTGTTAACGACAAAGAAAATGCTGATGATGATAATGGACATGGTACTCATGTAGCAGGAACTATTGCCCAATCGACCAACAATGGTTATGGAGTAGCGGGGATTGCCTATCAGTCAAGCATCATGCCTTTAAAAGTTCTCTCTGGCAGTGGTGGAGGAACAATTGCCGATATTGCCGAATCGATTAAATTTGCTGCCGATAATAGTGCAGATGTAATCAATATGAGCTTGGGCGGTGGCGGAGCTAGTATCATGTTGGAAGAAGCGATTAAGTATGCCCATAGCAAAGGGGTAGTTATTGTCGCTGCTGCGGGTAATGAAGGTCGCAATGCTGCTGCTTATCCTGCTCGCTATCCTGATGTAATTAGCGTCTCTGCTATCGATGCTGCGGGAGATAAGGCATCTTACTCAAACTTTGGTGCTGGGGTTGATATTTCTGCTCCTGGAGGCAGTGAAACGGGTAAAATTATTCAAAATACGGTCGATCCTAGCAGTGGAGAATCAGTATTTGTTGGTTTTCAGGGAACTAGTATGGCTGCTCCTCACGTAGCTGGAGTGGCTGCCTTAATTAGAGCCACAGGCGTAGAAGAGCCTACAGAAGTATTAAATATTATCAAGCAGTCTTCTCGCAAGATTCAAGAAGACCATCTAAATCATTTTGGTGCGGGAAATCTTGATGCAGGTGCAGCAGTTCAATTGGCTCTTAAAGGCAAGATTAGCTTTAATGATTTCTTCCGTTGGTTACGTAAGAGTGGCTATCTCAACATTGGTTTCTGGATCGATGGTGGGGCGGTAGCTCTGTTGCCTAAAATAGGCATGGTGCTTGGTTCGTACTTATTAGCTTGGTTTTTACGTAACTATTTACCTGCTAGCTTGGCTCTCAATAGCGGTTTGATTTTTGGTAGCTCTGGGCTATTTTTCCTTCAAGGACTATATATCTTCGATCTTCCTCAATGGCCAATGCGCCTATTTGGGAGTTCTTTACCCGAACTTGGCAATGTAGTATTAGGCAATTCTAATCTCAATCCTTTGTTTGCCAGTGTTTTAATTCCTTTTGTTTTAACTATCTTTTTACTGGGGAATTCTAGCTGGAGATGGTTTGCTATTGGTTCGAGTATTGGTGTTGCTGCCTGCTTGGGTGTCAGTGCTGTAGTCGATCCTGGTATTTGGCTTTTGGGCAGTGGCGCGATCGCTCGTACTTATCTAATAGTCAATGCTCTTCTCTGTCTAGGTTTGGCATACTTAGCTAGCAAAAAAGAAACTCGAACAGCAAGGATTTAA